The Lytechinus variegatus isolate NC3 chromosome 7, Lvar_3.0, whole genome shotgun sequence genome includes the window CTTGAACTTTGAAGTAACCCCCTTCCCCCCACCCATCTGTCTATTGCTATTCCAAGTCATTGTTTGTTTAGGgaaaggcggggtaagttgagccaccacccccaggccaattATGAATGAGTCAGAGATTGTGGTGGTGCCATATATTGACACATTGcataaccccaccacattgttttcaacattGAAACAGAAAGTAGTTTTTTgaagggaaaaatacaaatttcagccaaaaaagtaagaaagtgtGAAATAGATATGTGCATTAAACCCACATGCATCTTAAAATCTAATAAGGACATAATAAGACAATATTGTTAGTCTGATATTGAtcctcattcttgtcatagtcatATTTACATGATGGGTGCATGAAAAATGTGTGGATGCGAAAATATCTCAtgaagttcggactggggtatgTTGAGCCAGataatgtatataaaaataaacaaaggcttttgatatgcaggcagaaggGACCAAATTCACAAGACAGTTGTTTgacttttagaggatgttagtatttatagagaattagcaaatgaaaaaaaaaaaagaaatcgtcACACTTGTTCTTGCCCCATAGCATGTGTACATggttttgtggctcaacttaccccgaaTGTGGCTCAAGTTACCCCATGGGTGGGGCAAGTAgagccatttgacatctttTGTTTCAAAAGTGACAGTGCCTTTCGGTGTGGGGTAAGAAAGTTTCATATAAGTAAATTAATGTTTCCCAAGAATTACATTgtaaggcaaggtacttattttgaCAAGATTATTAGTCATACGAGTCCTAACATGCCAAAAGCAAAAAATGGCTCATCTTATCCCGCCTTCCTCTATACAATGTGCCTCAGAAAAAGGGGAAACTGGGATTCCCATGTCTTTTTGATTCAAaggaaaatgaattatgatattttatttacataatcatataattaaattattcctctttattttgatacctaatatgAGACAAACACTTCACGCATTAATGAGCAAGACAAGTTTGAAATGTTTATGTGAAAACCAGGTTGCGCAGAAAAATTGTACAAGATTGGTTCGTGATACGACCTTGCATATTcgattggctcattagcatttcttttgtattctttaagcTTCTCTtactgatccctgaaatgagattggattcagattcacacaTGTTTCTGCACAAATCATTTCTGATATGCCTAAATATTTATTGTTAGTAATCTGACATGTATGAACATTTGCTGAGCTATTGGTTACAAATGAGAGATGAGATTCCACtgaataacaaatttatagCAAAAACATATTCAATTGTGAAATCTATCCTTGAAaatgggtttccttttttgttggaTTCACTGTATAATTGCATAAGTCCTGACACAGTTAccatgtggaggatatgaatgaaaatgtgtgTAACATGATTTGGGAATTATGcacaagaaatttattttgatcgggCGCCAGATCAAATTCAAATATGAGCacgttttcttttttatgtaaaaCATAATTCCAAAACATGCAATGGGCTGAACATTTCAGGATATTATCTTTTCATGCAGCTCTCTGAAATCCAATCACTAAATTTACATGTGTGCCTATGTTATGGAGCCCCAGGTAACATAGCATGTTTATTTACTTTCATTACTCTTTACATACCAACCCATTCCCTAGACTTAACAAGTCATTCCTTCTACTCATTTATTCACACAAGTGGGAACATATTATTAAGTCGTGGGATCAAGCAAGTTAGTCAACAGAATGAGTTATTAAGTTGTAGGAGCACTTTGtcaatgaaacaaatttttgaaacatGCCACTTTGGTGGCTCCGTAGTACAGTACAGTATGTTCCAGGTACATCATTATCAATTTGCCTTttggtttcaatttttttctttctttttcatattgccttaaatatgtttatttcatttacatcctaTCAGTGACTATTAAAAACTTTTCTTAAGTTGAAGTAATGACAAATATTTGTCCTTTGGTAATGTGTGGCCCCcttgtcaaaaatgaaatcatgatttcggtaatgtacatatttgtaattcaaataaaatactgGATTGTATCAGGAAAGTTTCCATGATTTGTATATGTTTGTATGCGTGTAAATTCCTTGAACAAACGACTCAAGCCTGTAAAGGTCACCGTACCCCGCGATTAGGTAGATTTGATAAACTGCAATACATAAGCACAATGGTGAAGAAAAATAACCAAGTTATAGAATAGTGGTAATGCCATAAATtgcgatgatgatgttgacattaatgctgatggtgataatgatgctaatttataattatgaaattgCTTTCCCTTCCATTCTGCCAAATGATCACAGAGCTACCAATACCAAATATCATATTCAACTTTTGAGGGAGAATTTACGGAGATCTTTCTCAAGTACACGACAATCCaatgaaagaaatcaatgtATGAATCAGGGAGAGGTTGAAAATCTAAAgttttttcactaaaaaatcAGTCAATATTCAGACAGTCGCTATATAAGCACGATATAAATGGaactattaatatttttttgttattaagctttttttaattccttacatatttctttgtttgtaaATCTTTTTCAGTAATATTTGTTAATGAAAACTTTGTTCAGAAACAACAAGTTATCAATACAAAGCAAAAAATTTGTACAATATTAATGACTTTCTTGAAAACCAACTTTGTATTGAAACCCTCCATATGTCCGTCTTAGACAACAATATTATATGTATACTGACTGAGTCGGCAATGGGAAAATGTATCATGGACACAAAACTTTATGGCTGAAAAGAATTCTCCCAAATAATCTAAAACCTTGGATAATCAGAATATTTCTTTGCAGGGATGTATAATTCAACTTGTGTCAACATAAgtcatgactgcaatgaatgaatccagatgaaCATGTGACATGAGTATTGTCCTTGCAAACCCCTTTTCAATTAACTTTAAAGTTGATACTAAAAAGCGAGTGAAACAATTCTCGTGTTAATTAcaaaactagcacatcaatgatgtagAGCTCATCTGGCATCTCGCAAAGAAagtgaacacaattttttatttcaggcCAGTTGACactagtgaattatattggtgataTAAATTGAGAAAGCAGAATTGAAATAGAATTGAAAtagatttatgaataaattttgtagaaaaaaaggaaaatttttcTAGTCGAAATTTTAAATACTGTGTAGAactttggtgaacctcatgtagctctcagatggaacaaacaaaatttaaaatcagtcaacaaataagATGCATTTTTTCTgagtttttgaaaaatatgcatatattcaatagcatatttaatgagtttcaaatttctgtgtagaagttttgtaTCCCCACCaagagctatcatataaagcaaacaaaattgatcaacaaatggagaaaaaacatttttttgtgtgtgagtTATGAATGAATTTCACATAATTAGCATAACTTTCTCAAAAAAATTCTGTGTGGAAGTTTGGTGACTCTCGtgtagctctaccagatggatgaaaaaaaatcaaggttggtcaacaaatgaagaagcatttatttgtgattatgaataaattttgcataaattagcataagtaattttctagtcaaaattctgtgtacaagtttggtgaaccttacacagctctaccagatggaagaaaaaaaatcaaaatcggtcaacgaaaaatatgcataaattaattttgcatcaattggcattaaaaaaattctagtcaaaattataaataaatttgtgtagaagtttggtgaacctcatgaagctctaccagatggaagaaaaaataaataaaaattggccaacaaataaagaagaagcattttatatgaattttgaagaatatgcataaattagcatagaCATGTTTCTAgtcgaaatttcaaaattctgtgtaaaagtttggtgaacctaGTGAAGCTCTACcaagatggaagcaaaaaaaaatcaaaatcagtcaacaaatacAGAAGCattctttgtgaattttgaaaaatgtgcataaattaccATATTTGAGCTCTAAAATTATGTGTataagttttgaatcccccacttTGTGCTATCATATCAAGAAAACGGatttgaaatcggacttgaaatgacgaagaagcattttgaaattgtggacggacgacagacatAAGCTCATCTAAAAAGTTAAAAAGGTGTTTTGCAAGGGATTTTACTGCAACTCTTCTAGGATTATGACTATAGTAATATCTTCTTAAATTTGCAGTCATGTCTTACTTTGACatatatcaaaatttacatTACAGCAAAGAATACTTACTGATTATAAATCCCATGTTTTCacgatacatttttttaaaattaaattggTGATGCAATGGATGATTTCAAGTCCAGTGTTGACCTTTTTGTGTTGGTGTTaagtcaatttttacacgattataacatcaaacataaaatgaagatggtcttTAAAAGTCACACACTAGTTGTTgtgatgtcaataatgtgatctgggtccccgtaacacaaaggttagcgattaaccGTACGCTTGACTTTTTAGgattgattatacattgtagccaatggaatcaatcatagaaaaatgctGTACGATccatgctaagctttgtgttacaggccgcTGGATCAggtttacaaactctgaataagttttggagctaggggaagcaatccaaattccaacaTCAAGGCTAACACCCGAgtttaaatcacccattgtatATGAGGTGTCAAGTTTTCTCTGACTCACCTGGTAGTTTCTTCATAAATGTGTAGTTAACACATAGTACACactttatcataattatataggtgccaatgatttttttttcttttgctagCTAGTAGGAAGGGTAGAAATTAATATCAGtgttgtcttgcctgcatagcagaagcaagAAATGGGCAACGCTTTTCCAACGAAATGCCCGTTTCACACTTCCTCACTCCTGAATATATGGAGACATAAGATcaagaaagacaaaaaacaaaTCCTTTCTACAGGaacaaatatttaataaaatctCATCAATGGAAAATACTACCAAAAAGGAGGTTGAAAATgtataaagaattgaattgatattaatttgttttgtacatgcACAATGTGTGAATGAGGGATATATAGTGTACAAGGTTACATATATCAAACTATGAAACCAAATTTCAGTGATCAATGACAAGAAAGTTATTAACATTGAAATATTGTCACGACATAACAGCTCTTGCTATTTCCAACACATATAAAACTTCTTTATAAGTATCTGGATTTCTctggaatacaattttttacacaaatataatcattttaaatatataGACAAGgacacaaaaaaaggaaagataaaGAATAGAACACACACATTCGACTACTGGAATCTGAAAATGTATTACCGGTATGCTTAAAATTTAGCACTaactgagaaaagaaaaaaagagaaaacaaccACAGAAAAATTGTGGAATCTAATCAATACATGgctaaaaaaatcacattccaAACACGCTTGTCTAAACACTCAAATCGCGTCCGTCATCTCCCTATGTAGAGTGAGGATCCACATGGTGAGCCCTGTCTCGACTGCCTTGTCCTGCATTAACCTGTATTGCTGCATGATCTAGCAGATGAAAGCAAGTTATCAGAGTTCTATCATTATCACTGAATGCTGTCTAATTCTCAAACTGGTCCTTATTCTTCAAGAGGTAGGCTGCTAGGTACTCGATGGGATTTGGCGGTCtgtcaacaacaacaaaaaaggaaagaaggaaaaatacattttaccaTCATATAAACATTGTCAAAATTCAATCAAAGGTCTAATTAAAAGTGTACTCTGATACAATATAAGTCCATGTACGCAGTTTTGGAAAAGCAGATACCATAGtaaaatacaatagaaaagAATGCTTATGTCAACGATGGCTCACTAAATCTAAGTGTTTTGAGTTTTGCATGTCTTAGTTAAATAGAATACAGCAAAATAAGTTTAATTCCATACTTTGGTGCTTTGAGATATGACATAAAGGTGAGTGTatgtattcatttcatttttcctcAATGAAACAAACAATTCAATCTAACTTTAGTGGTGGgattaaccctttgaacccgatGGGCCGGAATACCGGCCTACCAGTGAACGTGCAAATACCCGATAGGCTGGAATACCGGCCTACAGCCATGTGACTTCAAATGTCAGGTGATCatttacaatgacgtcatctcTCTAGTACGTGTACGTAGCAAAACGTGTAGGAATATTTAGTCGATAATTTCAGACAAGGGCGGCAATGGTTTCGGAAGGCTTCGGCATcaaaaatggccaaaatatgcCCCTTTTTTGTAGTTGCTCGTGTCGTATGTGCGGTAACACACTGTGTAATACGCGGCGAGTCACATGCTCACTATGGGGAAGCAACTGATATATCTGACTTTGgtaaaaacagtgattttgagcccaaaacagacactaaagttgatatttctgtttgtaGACTAGGTCTACGGGAAGGTAAACAACTCCAGTCGGCTCGGTCCGGGTACTAGCGGGGGGAAGATGCCGTCAGATCTCATATCATGGGAATTTGTGAATGCGGTCaatatgtgcaaataattcagggtcAAGGTCACCACCACCCTTAATTATttagggttcaaagggttaaagtCTCTCCAACCACCCACCTCCAAGCACTCTATTTTCAATGCATCTCCTTCCCCTTTTTGCTtctcacccctccccctttcatGCAACTGGGCCCtggattacaaaaaaaaatcaaagttctcaAATTTCCAAACTATCCACAAATTATGAGATCCTATAAACCCTGATCTTTTGTAAATGACTCAgaacaaaagaatgaaattaaaactACTAATTTCTATCAAAAGATACGAGAATTGACTGATCCCCTTacaaagaatttttttgaacTCTCTGTGTATCATGCAACATATCACTTGATTTTTACTTGATTTTTAAGTGGCAGGTAACATTTGCATGTGTATCTACCAACATATAAATGTACATCCAATGAACAGGAAATATGTAATAGATCTTGATATACCTTTAGTGCAAAACTTGTTCAacttaaaaatgcaaaatctaCTAAATTAGCTCCAAATAACAATTAATTAAAATagcataaaaatatatcaataaatagcATGAGCCTAGGGTGGTTCAACTTTCTTGCTATACAACACAAAACATGCAACCAAATGTTTTTTAAACAACCCCAAATATTTTCTCCACTGGCCACATTCATACAATAAGAGACAAGAGAAGTGGTATTATGTGATCTATCTATGATATAAACATACCTCTCTTTAGCCAACGCTGACATTGCTTGGAGGAGGATGGGTACTACAGTGTGATCGAGGTAACTTCTGGTTGTTAAAGATTGGAGGTCAACTTTGGGTCTGCTCTGCTTCTCTGCCTCGGCCTTCTCATTTGAAATTATCTTCTGTACATTTTCAGTCAGTCCATGTTCAGCGTGTGGGTTTTCTACTGGTGCGACAACCTGAAATGCGAGGAGAAATTCAATTCAGGATACTCAAGAGATCTATTCATAGATTTCACATCCATCATCACAGACTGAAGATATTGACAGTGCTAGTCCAGTTTGTTGGCCCTTCATGAGAGAGATGCTCAAAATAGAGGGAGACTCATAAAAGTTgcattctccccccccccccccagtcctTTCAACTCCCCTTCAGTAGCAGCCAACAAAAGGATTTGCCCCTTATACTAAatgaatactacatgtacatggatggGTCCAAAGCTAGGCATTTCAAATTTAAGTTACATGTCGCATATTCACATATGCTGTGACCTTTGATCACAGACTCCATATTCAAATTAGATTGTACTTTAATGGGCAGCAGCCTTAATATCGGCTCAAGTCCTCAACTTCTTATATCTGGCAAGGTTCCTTACCCATGATGCAACATTTTGAGCAGTGTAGTCTTGTATTTAGGCCcacttcaataataataataataatgcattcATACTGCAATAATAATGTTGCCAaataccaagtagcaaaacaagtACTTCCTCCTCTCAAAacattcagattcagatttatttccatcagaaatgacataaatattgatacaaataattttaatacatttataacaaatatttacgatacaaatcattgtcattataattatattcaagaaCATCCCTGATAATCAACATATAaagatatatacaaaatatggtGCATTTTGTAGACAAATTATGATACATAATCTAAATAGAAAAAAGGTACCTGTAAAAATGGTACATTCTAGTCCctctctctaaaaaaataaaattatgagcTAACATATTGTCTTTAATTATTAATGTTTATAAAAACTTATATTCAAGAGATTAAAAACATGTTTGAGAACAATACAAATAAAGTTTTCTGAGTACTTACAGCAGGTTCTTGTGCAACAACTGGTGTCTCAGTAACTACTGGAATTTGCTCTcctatataatgataataagaatatatatatataattgaacTATATAAAACACGATGAAATGTGTTGTAAAAATAGTtgtaacatattatgttattaaCCTTTCcagccaattttattttcttgcaattACTTGGAGAGGAAAGTGTAGTCTCTGCTTTATCAGCTACATATTATTAAGAAGCGCTGGCACATAGAAACCTATCCTTCTCAGGGGTTGTCTAAGTCAACCCCTCCCCCTCTATATTATGTATATTGCCTTTTCATTGGAAATTACACCATTCTGAATCGCCCATTGAGGCAGTGTGTCTCTACTATATAGTACagccaatttcattttcttgcaatgacttacagaggaaagagtaggctttgctctatcagctacatataaacaAGTGCTGGCAAAGAAAAGCCCCCCTCTGGGAAGCTGTTGAAATCAACCCATCCCTTTTGCATTGtagcatatttattgaaaaattcaccattttgaaGCCCCCATTTAGGCAAAAAGGCATTTCTGATATACATAGTCCTGCCACTTTTACTGTCTTGAAACCACttagggaggaaagaaaaggatttGCTTTATCTGCCTCATATAACAAAGTGCAGACAAATAGAAGCCTACCCCCTCCGGGAGGCTGTTGAACTCACCCCATCCCTTTGCATTATTGCCTATTCATTGGGAAATTtaccattttggagccccattTAGGCAAAAACCGTTCCCGATATATAGTTCTGCCACTTTTACTGCCTTGAAACCACTAAGGGAGGAAAAAATAGGATTTGCTTTATCAGCCTCATATAACAAAGTGCAGACAAataaaagcctaccccctccGGGAGGCTGTTGAAATCACCCCATCTCTTTTGCATTATTGCCTATTCATTGGGAAATTtaccattttggagccccattTAGACAAAAAAGCGTTCCCGATATATAGTTCTGCCACTTTTACTGCCTTGAAACCACttagggaggaaagaaaaggatttGCTTTATCAGCCTCATATAACAAAGTGCAGACAAATAAAATCCTACCCCCTCCGGGAGGCTGTTGAACTCACCCCATCCCTTTGCATTATTGCCTATTCATTGGGAAATTtaccattttggagcccccatttaGGCAAAAAAGCATTCCCGATATATAGTTCTGCCAATTTTACTGCCTTGAAACCACTAAGGGAGGAAAGAATAGGTTTTGCTTTAATCAGCCACATATAAAGTGCAGGCAAATAAAAATCCTACCCCCTCCAGGAAGCTGTCGAAATCACCCATCCCTTTTGCATTATTGCCTATTTATTGAAAGATCAccaatttggagcccccattgaggtaAAAAACAGGTCTAGAAGCACtgtatgaaaatttctccttttccgTGTGGCACCTTGCTCAATTATAACTATTGTCCTGCATgggtgagcaaaaaaaaaaatcctcataaACAAGGACAACTAAATTTACCAAGCCATAATTTGTCTTTATGAGAATATCCTTGTTTCTAAAATTATTACATGTAACAGTTAGAATATTCCTAATTTTCAGACCGGCACCTCTTATAAATGTTACTGTCCGAATTGCTAATTCATCACATCACATCACGAGATTGCGCAATGCAGATAGACCAATCCTCTGAGCTCTGTCGGAAAATAGAAAGAATGCATGGCAAGCACGAATCTAGAGCAGGACTTGAGgaaaagttcaccctgacgaaaagtttgttgtgaaaaaagcagaaaaaataatttttgaatatttctgaaggtttgaggaaaatccatcagaGATTAAAAAAGTCAttagaatttgaaatttataatttgtgattTCATATACGTGCAgctcactcattcaatgaataaccttgttctcagttacatctccatgtgtggcaaaatatgggtggcaatgtttggcttattttctctttttctatgggacaaatgcttgattttcttacactgtcagtttccattacagagctctattcatcatataacttggctcttatgtgaatttaattctttaaattattctttcttaattgaaaatagagatggaaaaatgaaaaatttcttgccatattactttccaccaatagagggcatacacaaaaTTTTGCCCAGAATTCAAGttttgagcactctggtgaatacaaaaattattgccaagaaactaatgaaaaataaattgcaactgtatagAAATTACTAagtttggtcacaaaagtgatattttaatgatgttTAAAAGTGTGTGCTATGAACAGCATTGGCAAACCgtccatagtcctacctgtagtaaaattccccacaggcaggatggttgcatttccattttttagtgatgtaatataaaattcattaatttaaattttcaagggttcattgaatgagtgggtttatgacttttttttcttttaggaGTGCATGCcatgtgaaattatttgtctattaGTATTATAAACATATAAAGGTACcttacaatatatataaagtaacatttttaattttctgagaaatcagatttcattcattgattttcttACTTTAAAATATCCGAGGAAAGCTGCTgacatatgatgtcacaaatcaacaaattaaaattttaatattttataataacgtttttgttattcatttgtATAAGGATTTGCCTCAAACCTTCAGCTTGGCCTCGGCTTCCTTCGCCAATTttcttctgctatttttacaataaactttttgtgaAAAGTTCCCTCTTAACAACTGGATGAATTTcccatgaaatatttcaataaatgacaagcaacatgaaaaaaattgtcattgcTGTTAAAGTTGATACACCCacacatcacccccccccccccttcccccgcagctagccaggaggcttctagagagtaaaaatcatttactaacgtaagggtactctcaatgaagccaggtcttccttcctATTCATTTGCATGTACCaccaaaaaacctgaaacttgcgcccccgagatttctactgtctttctaaaagatctagccctaaatcatgtaggcctacatgggatacaacttcatttccaacatttctacggtatggattttatttttaaacaagaatccTTATATATTAAATAAAGTTGCAAAgatggaagagacttgcccgatgtttacgccacCATCTTgctttctattgttcttctttCCCCTGGGCCATGATAGTGATACGGACGCTTGCGTCGCGTAATGTTGGGGAAGAACAATACTTGTGGTGGTAGATCTACACGCAAATGACATGAATGAATTCAATaggaaggaagacctggcttcgttgaGATTCAGaataaccttacgttagtaaatgatttttactgtcTAGAAGcctccaggggcccgtttctcaacaccgtcataagtctaacttcttgactaaatcggagatagtgagctacttgtccgctaaccgtttcacgaagccctctttaccaagatcgggtacaacaacctcactaaatatttatgacacctccgaacctgtcacaacttctttcttaatgacgtatggcatcacgtgggtagactatgacatgcaaaagtgcctagaaatgtgaaaattataatcttacgtaatcaatcaaagatgttgaaattacatcaaaaaacaagttggataatgcattctatgatcatggtaatacaaagaatctacaaaaactgttggtaatactccacaaaaccattcattttgaaatagtaaaataatttatttgataaagattctaccacgtcaggccatccataaatggactcgtatttgtcgttttcagacccctattaacattttgatatattctatctctaatttatgcatacaATTTGTCGAATAGTAAGTTTCAGTatctaagatttaaaagaaaa containing:
- the LOC121418565 gene encoding protein dpy-30 homolog; its protein translation is MAEGEQIPVVTETPVVAQEPAVVAPVENPHAEHGLTENVQKIISNEKAEAEKQSRPKVDLQSLTTRSYLDHTVVPILLQAMSALAKERPPNPIEYLAAYLLKNKDQFEN